In Leptospira sp. WS58.C1, a single genomic region encodes these proteins:
- a CDS encoding isocitrate lyase/PEP mutase family protein: MTPVQNRLGEIFRNLHSKDIFVMPNAWDAGSARMLAGAGYSAIGTTSAGIAFAAGLPDHQIMSKEDMLSEVKSIVDSVGIPVSADLEGGYGIQPSQVAETVKQAIGIGVVGCNIEDLSGDPSSPLLDVKLATERIHAIRKTADQSGVPFTLTARTDAFLTNHPNAMEEAIARCNSYKEAGADCLFIPGIGDPQTIGTLVRSINGPLNVVMGLSHNQLTVEELRSLGVRRISIGGSLARACFHLIRQAALEIKNSGSFTYANHQYSHKELCDFFAEYEANTK; encoded by the coding sequence ATGACTCCCGTACAAAACAGATTAGGCGAAATATTCCGAAACCTACATTCAAAGGATATCTTTGTGATGCCTAACGCTTGGGATGCGGGTAGCGCTCGTATGTTGGCGGGGGCGGGATATTCCGCGATCGGGACTACGAGTGCAGGTATCGCTTTTGCGGCCGGGCTACCCGATCACCAGATTATGAGTAAAGAAGACATGCTTTCAGAAGTAAAATCTATCGTGGACTCCGTCGGAATTCCGGTAAGCGCGGATCTGGAAGGAGGTTACGGGATCCAGCCTTCGCAAGTCGCTGAAACGGTAAAACAAGCGATCGGTATCGGAGTGGTTGGGTGTAATATAGAAGACCTGAGCGGCGATCCTTCTTCTCCTTTGTTGGATGTCAAACTTGCCACGGAAAGAATTCATGCGATCCGAAAGACTGCGGATCAAAGCGGTGTTCCATTTACTCTCACTGCAAGAACGGATGCCTTCTTAACGAATCATCCCAACGCCATGGAAGAAGCGATCGCTCGTTGTAATTCATATAAAGAAGCGGGAGCAGACTGTCTTTTTATACCCGGGATAGGAGATCCTCAAACGATAGGCACATTAGTACGTTCTATCAACGGTCCTCTAAATGTAGTCATGGGTTTAAGTCATAACCAACTTACTGTCGAGGAATTAAGATCTCTTGGGGTTCGGAGAATTAGTATAGGCGGAAGTCTTGCACGAGCCTGTTTTCATCTCATTCGTCAAGCTGCACTTGAAATAAAGAATTCAGGCAGTTTTACTTATGCGAATCATCAGTATTCTCATAAAGAATTATGCGATTTTTTTGCGGAATACGAGGCTAATACCAAATGA